One part of the Marmota flaviventris isolate mMarFla1 chromosome 4, mMarFla1.hap1, whole genome shotgun sequence genome encodes these proteins:
- the Mms19 gene encoding MMS19 nucleotide excision repair protein homolog isoform X1 — protein MAAAAALEAAAPTGALWGLVQDFVMGQQEGPADQVAADVKSGSYTVLQVVEALGSSLESPEPRTRARGIQLLSQVLLQCYSLLLEKEVVHLILFYENRLKDHHLVIPSVLQGLRALSLCVALPPGLAVSVLKAIFQEVHVQSLLQVDRHTVYSIITNFMRTREEELKGLGADFTFGFIQVMDGEKDPRNLLVAFRIVHDLISRDYSLGPFVEELFEVTSCYFPIDFTPPPNDPHGIQREDLILSLRAVLASTPRFAEFLLPLLIEKVDSEILSAKLDSLQTLNACCAVYGQKELKDFLPSLWASIRREVFQTASERVETEGLAALLSLTTCLSCSVLRADAEDLLDSFLSNILQDCRHHLCEPDMKLVWPSAKLLQAAAGASARACDHITSSVLPLLLDQFHKHSQSNQRRTILEMILGFLKLQQKWSYEDKDERPLSGFKDQLCSLVFMALTDPSIQLQLVGIRTLTVLGAQPGLLSSGDLELVVGHLYRLSFLEEDSQSCRLAALEASGALAALYPVAFSSHLIPKLAEELHRGESDLARGDEPTKCSQHLRCLQALSAVSTHPSIVKETLPLLLQHLWQVNKGNVVAGSTEVIAICQSLQQVAEKCQQDPESCWYFHETAVPCLLALTVQASMPEKEPSVLRKVLLEEEVLAAMVSVIGTATTHLSPELAAQSVTRIVPLFLDGNTSFLPENSFPSRFQPFQDGSSGQRRLIALLMAFVCSLPRNVEIPQLNQLMRELLELSCCHGCPFSSTAAAKCFAGLLNKHPAGQQLDEFLQLAVDTVENGLGSKPSRSQAFTLLLWVTKALVLRYHPLSSCLTARLMGLLSDPELGPAAADGFSLLMSDCTDVLTRAGHADVRIMFRQRFFTDNVPALVQGFHTAPQDVKPNYLKGLSHVLNRLPKPVLLPELPTLLSLLLEALSCPDSVVQLSTLSCLQPLLLEAPQVMSLHVETLVTKFLNLSSSPSMAVRIAALQCMHALTHLPTPVLLPYKPQVIRALAKPLDDKKRLVRKEAVSARGEWFLLGSPGS, from the exons ATGTGAAATCTGGCAGCTACACAGTGTTACAAGTGGTGGAAGCCCTTGG GTCCTCTCTAGAGAGTCCAGAACCCCGAACTCGGGCACGAGGGATCCAACTTTTGTCACAGGTGCTACTCCAGTGTTACTCCTTGCTCCTGGAAAAGGAAG TGGTACACCTGATCCTGTTCTATGAGAACCGGCTGAAGGACCATCATCTTGTGATCCCATCTGTCCTGCAGGGTTTGAGGGCACTT aGCCTATGTGTGGCCCTGCCCCCAGGGCTGGCTGTGTCTGTGCTTAAAGCCATCTTCCAGGAAGTACATGTACAG TCCCTGCTCCAGGTAGACCGACATACAGTCTACAGTATCATCACCAATTTCATGCGAACTCGGGAAGAAG AGCTAAAAGGCCTAGGAGCTGACTTCACATTTGGCTTCATCCAGGTGATGGATGGGGAAAAGGATCCTCGTAATCTTCTGGTAGCATTCCGCATTGTCCATGATCTCATCTCCAGGGACTATAGCCTGG GACCCTTTGTGGAGGAGTTATTTGAAGTCACATCCTGTTATTTCCCTATTGATTTTACTCCT CCACCTAATGATCCCCATGGTATCCAAAGAGAAGATCTCATCCTCAGTCTTCGAGCTGTGCTGGCTTCTACACCACGATTTGCAGAG TTCCTACTCCCCCTGCTGATTGAGAAGGTGGATTCTGAAATTCTGAGTGCCAAGCTGGATTCTCTGCAGACTCTG aatgcttgctgtGCTGTATATGGACAGAAAGAACTGAAGGACTTCCTCCCCAGCCTTTGGGCTTCTATCCGTAGAGAG GTGTTCCAGACGGCAAGTGAGCGGGTGGAGACAGAGGGCCTggcagccctcctctccctgacGACGTGTTTGTCTTGCTCTGTGCTGAGGGCTGATGCTGAGGACCTCCTCGACTCCTTCCTTAGCAACATTCTACAGG ACTGCAGGCACCATCTGTGTGAACCAGATATGAAACTGGTGTGGCCTAGTGCCAAGCTGTTGCAGGCAGCCGCAGGTGCATCTGCTCGGGCCTGTGACCACATCACCAGCAGCGTGCTGCCTCTACTGTTGGATCAGTTCCACAAGCACAGTCAG AGCAACCAGCGACGGACAATCCTTGAAATGATCCTGGGTTTCTTGAAGCTGCAGCAGAAATGGAGCTATGAGGACAAAG ATGAAAGGCCTCTGAGTGGCTTCAAGGACCAGCTTTGCTCACTGGTATTCATGGCCTTAACAGACCCCAGCATTCAGCTTCAACTTGTTGGCATCCGTACACTCACAGTCTTGGGTGCCCAGCCAG GTCTCCTATCTTCTGGGGACTTGGAGCTGGTGGTGGGTCACCTGTACAGACtgagcttcctggaggaggattCCCAAAGTTG TAGGTTGGCAGCACTGGAAGCATCAGGAGCCCTGGCTGCTCTCTACCCTGTGGCCTTTAGCAGTCACCTGATACCCAAGCTTGCTGAGGAGCTGCACAGAG GGGAGTCAGATTTGGCTAGAGGGGATGAGCCCACCAAATGTTCCCAGCATTTGCGCTGTCTGCAAGCTTTGTCAGCTGTTTCAACACATCCCAGCATTGTCAAGGAGACGCTGCCTTTGCTGCTGCAGCATCTCTGGCAGGTGAACAAAG GGAATGTGGTTGCAGGATCCACTGAAGTCATTGCTATCTGCCAGAGTCTCCAGCAGGTGGCAGAAAAATGCCAGCAGGACCCCGAGAGCTGCTGGTATTTCCATGAAACCGCTGTACCTTGCCTGCTTGCCCTGACTGTGCAGGCTTCCATGCCAG AGAAGGAGCCCTCAGTTCTAAGAAAAGTGCTGTTGGAAGAAGAAGTCTTGGCCGCCATGGTGTCTGTCATTGGCACTGCCACCACCCACCTGAGCCCTGA ATTAGCTGCCCAGAGTGTCACCCGCATTGTGCCCCTCTTCTTGGATGGCAACACCTCCTTTCTGCCTGAAAACAGCTTCCCAAGCAGATTCCAGCCGTTCCAG gatgGCTCCTCAGGGCAGAGACGGCTGATTGCACTGCTGATGGCCTTCGTCTGCTCCCTGCCACGAAAT GTGGAAATCCCTCAGCTGAACCAACTCATGCGGGAGCTTTTGGAGCTGAGCTGCTGCCATGGCTGCCCCTTCTCCTCCACTGCTGCTGCCAAGTGTTTTGCAGGACTCCTCAACAAACATCCTGCAG GGCAGCAGCTCGATGAATTCCTCCAGCTGGCTGTGGACACAGTGGAAAATGGCCTGGGCTCCAAGCCTTCACGCAGTCAGGCCTTCACACTGCTGCTCTGG GTAACAAAGGCCCTAGTACTCAGATACCATCCTCTCAGTTCCTGCCTTACTGCCCGG CTTATGGGCCTCCTGAGTGACCCAGAACTAGGCCCAGCAGCAGCTGATGGCTTTTCTCTGCTCATGTCTGACTGTACTGATGTGCTGACTCGAGCCGGCCACGCTGATGTGCGGATCATGTTCCGTCAACGTTTCTTCACAGATAATGTGCCTGCTTTGGTCCAAGGCTTCCACACTGCTCCTCAAG atgtgAAGCCAAACTACCTGAAGGGTCTGTCCCATGTACTCAACAGATTGCCCAAACCTGTGCTTTTGCCAGAGCTGCCCACA CTTCTTTCCTTGCTGTTGGAGGCCCTATCATGCCCCGACTCTGTGGTCCAGCTGTCTACCCTCAGCTGCCTTCAGCCTCTTCTACTGGAAGCACCCCAAGTCATGAGTCTTCATGTTGAAACCCTGGTCACCAAGTTTCTGAACCTCAGTTCCAGCCCTTCCATG GCTGTCCGGATCGCTGCACTGCAGTGTATGCATGCTCTCACTCACCTGCCCACTCCTGTG CTGCTACCATATAAACCACAGGTGATCCGGGCATTGGCCAAACCCCTGGATGATAAGAAGAGACTAGTGCGAAAGGAAGCTGTGTCAGCCAGGGGAGAGTG GTTTCTGCTGGGGAGCCCTGGCAGCTGA
- the Mms19 gene encoding MMS19 nucleotide excision repair protein homolog isoform X3, whose product MISSPGTIAWPPNDPHGIQREDLILSLRAVLASTPRFAEFLLPLLIEKVDSEILSAKLDSLQTLNACCAVYGQKELKDFLPSLWASIRREVFQTASERVETEGLAALLSLTTCLSCSVLRADAEDLLDSFLSNILQDCRHHLCEPDMKLVWPSAKLLQAAAGASARACDHITSSVLPLLLDQFHKHSQSNQRRTILEMILGFLKLQQKWSYEDKDERPLSGFKDQLCSLVFMALTDPSIQLQLVGIRTLTVLGAQPGLLSSGDLELVVGHLYRLSFLEEDSQSCRLAALEASGALAALYPVAFSSHLIPKLAEELHRGESDLARGDEPTKCSQHLRCLQALSAVSTHPSIVKETLPLLLQHLWQVNKGNVVAGSTEVIAICQSLQQVAEKCQQDPESCWYFHETAVPCLLALTVQASMPEKEPSVLRKVLLEEEVLAAMVSVIGTATTHLSPELAAQSVTRIVPLFLDGNTSFLPENSFPSRFQPFQDGSSGQRRLIALLMAFVCSLPRNVEIPQLNQLMRELLELSCCHGCPFSSTAAAKCFAGLLNKHPAGQQLDEFLQLAVDTVENGLGSKPSRSQAFTLLLWVTKALVLRYHPLSSCLTARLMGLLSDPELGPAAADGFSLLMSDCTDVLTRAGHADVRIMFRQRFFTDNVPALVQGFHTAPQDVKPNYLKGLSHVLNRLPKPVLLPELPTLLSLLLEALSCPDSVVQLSTLSCLQPLLLEAPQVMSLHVETLVTKFLNLSSSPSMAVRIAALQCMHALTHLPTPVLLPYKPQVIRALAKPLDDKKRLVRKEAVSARGEWFLLGSPGS is encoded by the exons ATGATCTCATCTCCAGGGACTATAGCCTGG CCACCTAATGATCCCCATGGTATCCAAAGAGAAGATCTCATCCTCAGTCTTCGAGCTGTGCTGGCTTCTACACCACGATTTGCAGAG TTCCTACTCCCCCTGCTGATTGAGAAGGTGGATTCTGAAATTCTGAGTGCCAAGCTGGATTCTCTGCAGACTCTG aatgcttgctgtGCTGTATATGGACAGAAAGAACTGAAGGACTTCCTCCCCAGCCTTTGGGCTTCTATCCGTAGAGAG GTGTTCCAGACGGCAAGTGAGCGGGTGGAGACAGAGGGCCTggcagccctcctctccctgacGACGTGTTTGTCTTGCTCTGTGCTGAGGGCTGATGCTGAGGACCTCCTCGACTCCTTCCTTAGCAACATTCTACAGG ACTGCAGGCACCATCTGTGTGAACCAGATATGAAACTGGTGTGGCCTAGTGCCAAGCTGTTGCAGGCAGCCGCAGGTGCATCTGCTCGGGCCTGTGACCACATCACCAGCAGCGTGCTGCCTCTACTGTTGGATCAGTTCCACAAGCACAGTCAG AGCAACCAGCGACGGACAATCCTTGAAATGATCCTGGGTTTCTTGAAGCTGCAGCAGAAATGGAGCTATGAGGACAAAG ATGAAAGGCCTCTGAGTGGCTTCAAGGACCAGCTTTGCTCACTGGTATTCATGGCCTTAACAGACCCCAGCATTCAGCTTCAACTTGTTGGCATCCGTACACTCACAGTCTTGGGTGCCCAGCCAG GTCTCCTATCTTCTGGGGACTTGGAGCTGGTGGTGGGTCACCTGTACAGACtgagcttcctggaggaggattCCCAAAGTTG TAGGTTGGCAGCACTGGAAGCATCAGGAGCCCTGGCTGCTCTCTACCCTGTGGCCTTTAGCAGTCACCTGATACCCAAGCTTGCTGAGGAGCTGCACAGAG GGGAGTCAGATTTGGCTAGAGGGGATGAGCCCACCAAATGTTCCCAGCATTTGCGCTGTCTGCAAGCTTTGTCAGCTGTTTCAACACATCCCAGCATTGTCAAGGAGACGCTGCCTTTGCTGCTGCAGCATCTCTGGCAGGTGAACAAAG GGAATGTGGTTGCAGGATCCACTGAAGTCATTGCTATCTGCCAGAGTCTCCAGCAGGTGGCAGAAAAATGCCAGCAGGACCCCGAGAGCTGCTGGTATTTCCATGAAACCGCTGTACCTTGCCTGCTTGCCCTGACTGTGCAGGCTTCCATGCCAG AGAAGGAGCCCTCAGTTCTAAGAAAAGTGCTGTTGGAAGAAGAAGTCTTGGCCGCCATGGTGTCTGTCATTGGCACTGCCACCACCCACCTGAGCCCTGA ATTAGCTGCCCAGAGTGTCACCCGCATTGTGCCCCTCTTCTTGGATGGCAACACCTCCTTTCTGCCTGAAAACAGCTTCCCAAGCAGATTCCAGCCGTTCCAG gatgGCTCCTCAGGGCAGAGACGGCTGATTGCACTGCTGATGGCCTTCGTCTGCTCCCTGCCACGAAAT GTGGAAATCCCTCAGCTGAACCAACTCATGCGGGAGCTTTTGGAGCTGAGCTGCTGCCATGGCTGCCCCTTCTCCTCCACTGCTGCTGCCAAGTGTTTTGCAGGACTCCTCAACAAACATCCTGCAG GGCAGCAGCTCGATGAATTCCTCCAGCTGGCTGTGGACACAGTGGAAAATGGCCTGGGCTCCAAGCCTTCACGCAGTCAGGCCTTCACACTGCTGCTCTGG GTAACAAAGGCCCTAGTACTCAGATACCATCCTCTCAGTTCCTGCCTTACTGCCCGG CTTATGGGCCTCCTGAGTGACCCAGAACTAGGCCCAGCAGCAGCTGATGGCTTTTCTCTGCTCATGTCTGACTGTACTGATGTGCTGACTCGAGCCGGCCACGCTGATGTGCGGATCATGTTCCGTCAACGTTTCTTCACAGATAATGTGCCTGCTTTGGTCCAAGGCTTCCACACTGCTCCTCAAG atgtgAAGCCAAACTACCTGAAGGGTCTGTCCCATGTACTCAACAGATTGCCCAAACCTGTGCTTTTGCCAGAGCTGCCCACA CTTCTTTCCTTGCTGTTGGAGGCCCTATCATGCCCCGACTCTGTGGTCCAGCTGTCTACCCTCAGCTGCCTTCAGCCTCTTCTACTGGAAGCACCCCAAGTCATGAGTCTTCATGTTGAAACCCTGGTCACCAAGTTTCTGAACCTCAGTTCCAGCCCTTCCATG GCTGTCCGGATCGCTGCACTGCAGTGTATGCATGCTCTCACTCACCTGCCCACTCCTGTG CTGCTACCATATAAACCACAGGTGATCCGGGCATTGGCCAAACCCCTGGATGATAAGAAGAGACTAGTGCGAAAGGAAGCTGTGTCAGCCAGGGGAGAGTG GTTTCTGCTGGGGAGCCCTGGCAGCTGA
- the Mms19 gene encoding MMS19 nucleotide excision repair protein homolog isoform X2, which yields MAAAAALEAAAPTGALWGLVQDFVMGQQEGPADQVAADVKSGSYTVLQVVEALGSSLESPEPRTRARGIQLLSQVLLQCYSLLLEKEVVHLILFYENRLKDHHLVIPSVLQGLRALSLCVALPPGLAVSVLKAIFQEVHVQSLLQVDRHTVYSIITNFMRTREEELKGLGADFTFGFIQVMDGEKDPRNLLVAFRIVHDLISRDYSLGPFVEELFEVTSCYFPIDFTPPPNDPHGIQREDLILSLRAVLASTPRFAEFLLPLLIEKVDSEILSAKLDSLQTLNACCAVYGQKELKDFLPSLWASIRREVFQTASERVETEGLAALLSLTTCLSCSVLRADAEDLLDSFLSNILQDCRHHLCEPDMKLVWPSAKLLQAAAGASARACDHITSSVLPLLLDQFHKHSQSNQRRTILEMILGFLKLQQKWSYEDKDERPLSGFKDQLCSLVFMALTDPSIQLQLVGIRTLTVLGAQPGLLSSGDLELVVGHLYRLSFLEEDSQSWLAALEASGALAALYPVAFSSHLIPKLAEELHRGESDLARGDEPTKCSQHLRCLQALSAVSTHPSIVKETLPLLLQHLWQVNKGNVVAGSTEVIAICQSLQQVAEKCQQDPESCWYFHETAVPCLLALTVQASMPEKEPSVLRKVLLEEEVLAAMVSVIGTATTHLSPELAAQSVTRIVPLFLDGNTSFLPENSFPSRFQPFQDGSSGQRRLIALLMAFVCSLPRNVEIPQLNQLMRELLELSCCHGCPFSSTAAAKCFAGLLNKHPAGQQLDEFLQLAVDTVENGLGSKPSRSQAFTLLLWVTKALVLRYHPLSSCLTARLMGLLSDPELGPAAADGFSLLMSDCTDVLTRAGHADVRIMFRQRFFTDNVPALVQGFHTAPQDVKPNYLKGLSHVLNRLPKPVLLPELPTLLSLLLEALSCPDSVVQLSTLSCLQPLLLEAPQVMSLHVETLVTKFLNLSSSPSMAVRIAALQCMHALTHLPTPVLLPYKPQVIRALAKPLDDKKRLVRKEAVSARGEWFLLGSPGS from the exons ATGTGAAATCTGGCAGCTACACAGTGTTACAAGTGGTGGAAGCCCTTGG GTCCTCTCTAGAGAGTCCAGAACCCCGAACTCGGGCACGAGGGATCCAACTTTTGTCACAGGTGCTACTCCAGTGTTACTCCTTGCTCCTGGAAAAGGAAG TGGTACACCTGATCCTGTTCTATGAGAACCGGCTGAAGGACCATCATCTTGTGATCCCATCTGTCCTGCAGGGTTTGAGGGCACTT aGCCTATGTGTGGCCCTGCCCCCAGGGCTGGCTGTGTCTGTGCTTAAAGCCATCTTCCAGGAAGTACATGTACAG TCCCTGCTCCAGGTAGACCGACATACAGTCTACAGTATCATCACCAATTTCATGCGAACTCGGGAAGAAG AGCTAAAAGGCCTAGGAGCTGACTTCACATTTGGCTTCATCCAGGTGATGGATGGGGAAAAGGATCCTCGTAATCTTCTGGTAGCATTCCGCATTGTCCATGATCTCATCTCCAGGGACTATAGCCTGG GACCCTTTGTGGAGGAGTTATTTGAAGTCACATCCTGTTATTTCCCTATTGATTTTACTCCT CCACCTAATGATCCCCATGGTATCCAAAGAGAAGATCTCATCCTCAGTCTTCGAGCTGTGCTGGCTTCTACACCACGATTTGCAGAG TTCCTACTCCCCCTGCTGATTGAGAAGGTGGATTCTGAAATTCTGAGTGCCAAGCTGGATTCTCTGCAGACTCTG aatgcttgctgtGCTGTATATGGACAGAAAGAACTGAAGGACTTCCTCCCCAGCCTTTGGGCTTCTATCCGTAGAGAG GTGTTCCAGACGGCAAGTGAGCGGGTGGAGACAGAGGGCCTggcagccctcctctccctgacGACGTGTTTGTCTTGCTCTGTGCTGAGGGCTGATGCTGAGGACCTCCTCGACTCCTTCCTTAGCAACATTCTACAGG ACTGCAGGCACCATCTGTGTGAACCAGATATGAAACTGGTGTGGCCTAGTGCCAAGCTGTTGCAGGCAGCCGCAGGTGCATCTGCTCGGGCCTGTGACCACATCACCAGCAGCGTGCTGCCTCTACTGTTGGATCAGTTCCACAAGCACAGTCAG AGCAACCAGCGACGGACAATCCTTGAAATGATCCTGGGTTTCTTGAAGCTGCAGCAGAAATGGAGCTATGAGGACAAAG ATGAAAGGCCTCTGAGTGGCTTCAAGGACCAGCTTTGCTCACTGGTATTCATGGCCTTAACAGACCCCAGCATTCAGCTTCAACTTGTTGGCATCCGTACACTCACAGTCTTGGGTGCCCAGCCAG GTCTCCTATCTTCTGGGGACTTGGAGCTGGTGGTGGGTCACCTGTACAGACtgagcttcctggaggaggattCCCAAAGTTG GTTGGCAGCACTGGAAGCATCAGGAGCCCTGGCTGCTCTCTACCCTGTGGCCTTTAGCAGTCACCTGATACCCAAGCTTGCTGAGGAGCTGCACAGAG GGGAGTCAGATTTGGCTAGAGGGGATGAGCCCACCAAATGTTCCCAGCATTTGCGCTGTCTGCAAGCTTTGTCAGCTGTTTCAACACATCCCAGCATTGTCAAGGAGACGCTGCCTTTGCTGCTGCAGCATCTCTGGCAGGTGAACAAAG GGAATGTGGTTGCAGGATCCACTGAAGTCATTGCTATCTGCCAGAGTCTCCAGCAGGTGGCAGAAAAATGCCAGCAGGACCCCGAGAGCTGCTGGTATTTCCATGAAACCGCTGTACCTTGCCTGCTTGCCCTGACTGTGCAGGCTTCCATGCCAG AGAAGGAGCCCTCAGTTCTAAGAAAAGTGCTGTTGGAAGAAGAAGTCTTGGCCGCCATGGTGTCTGTCATTGGCACTGCCACCACCCACCTGAGCCCTGA ATTAGCTGCCCAGAGTGTCACCCGCATTGTGCCCCTCTTCTTGGATGGCAACACCTCCTTTCTGCCTGAAAACAGCTTCCCAAGCAGATTCCAGCCGTTCCAG gatgGCTCCTCAGGGCAGAGACGGCTGATTGCACTGCTGATGGCCTTCGTCTGCTCCCTGCCACGAAAT GTGGAAATCCCTCAGCTGAACCAACTCATGCGGGAGCTTTTGGAGCTGAGCTGCTGCCATGGCTGCCCCTTCTCCTCCACTGCTGCTGCCAAGTGTTTTGCAGGACTCCTCAACAAACATCCTGCAG GGCAGCAGCTCGATGAATTCCTCCAGCTGGCTGTGGACACAGTGGAAAATGGCCTGGGCTCCAAGCCTTCACGCAGTCAGGCCTTCACACTGCTGCTCTGG GTAACAAAGGCCCTAGTACTCAGATACCATCCTCTCAGTTCCTGCCTTACTGCCCGG CTTATGGGCCTCCTGAGTGACCCAGAACTAGGCCCAGCAGCAGCTGATGGCTTTTCTCTGCTCATGTCTGACTGTACTGATGTGCTGACTCGAGCCGGCCACGCTGATGTGCGGATCATGTTCCGTCAACGTTTCTTCACAGATAATGTGCCTGCTTTGGTCCAAGGCTTCCACACTGCTCCTCAAG atgtgAAGCCAAACTACCTGAAGGGTCTGTCCCATGTACTCAACAGATTGCCCAAACCTGTGCTTTTGCCAGAGCTGCCCACA CTTCTTTCCTTGCTGTTGGAGGCCCTATCATGCCCCGACTCTGTGGTCCAGCTGTCTACCCTCAGCTGCCTTCAGCCTCTTCTACTGGAAGCACCCCAAGTCATGAGTCTTCATGTTGAAACCCTGGTCACCAAGTTTCTGAACCTCAGTTCCAGCCCTTCCATG GCTGTCCGGATCGCTGCACTGCAGTGTATGCATGCTCTCACTCACCTGCCCACTCCTGTG CTGCTACCATATAAACCACAGGTGATCCGGGCATTGGCCAAACCCCTGGATGATAAGAAGAGACTAGTGCGAAAGGAAGCTGTGTCAGCCAGGGGAGAGTG GTTTCTGCTGGGGAGCCCTGGCAGCTGA